The Polypterus senegalus isolate Bchr_013 chromosome 1, ASM1683550v1, whole genome shotgun sequence genome includes a window with the following:
- the LOC120525381 gene encoding uncharacterized protein LOC120525381 produces MLGILEATVCLGVIKNALNLVSYPHFRSTVNTTAVYFSCLLIFTDFCVTVFLALLLLLHPLSILPVTSDIIALRFLSFLSHTYGALLLLAIPLIATEMICRFTLPHPLLELGKTEGEFPNGYCNVLLQAPTFLFALLSWVIAADYSGQFLPAEVDLINDCFIRNQGGSSLTQCMPDLYSTLYLYNFYLPLVTLLVSTTFSFCYVIFIYHVKDNIEASIQILENSGQICIEADQVKSPRMNTFSSPMIISNEEQPCTVKRYFLKSLVCLVCLFLFTPVLAFNTSLLSCTEDLSFCILTWFHSSRKSTMLKTIF; encoded by the exons ATGTTAGGAATTCTGGAAGCTACAGTGTGTCTTGGGGTAATTAAAAATGCCTTGAATTTAGTCTCATATCCTCATTTTAGAAGCACTGTGAATACTACAGCAGTGTATTTCAGTTGTCTTCTAATATTCACAGACTTCTGTGTTACAG TATTTCTGGCCCTGTTACTGCTATTACACCCATTATCAATACTTCCAGTGACCTCAGACATCATCGCTCTCCGATTCCTCTCCTTCTTAAGTCACACCTATGGTGCATTACTACTGCTAGCCATTCCTCTGATTGCTACAGAAATGATTTGTCGTTTTACGCTGCCCCATCCACTACTTGAACTGGGGAAAACAGAAGGAGAGTTCCCTAATGGATACTGCAATGTCCTATTGCAAGCACCAACCTTCCTGTTTGCACTTTTATCATGGGTGATTGCAGCTGATTACAGTGGCCAGTTTCTTCCTGCTGAAGTGGATCTTATTAATGATTGTTTCATCAGGAATCAAGGAGGAAGTAGCCTAACTCAATGCATGCCAGACCTCTACTCTACCTTATACCTGTATAATTTTTACTTGCCACTTGTTACACTATTGGTgtcaacaacattttcattttgctatGTGATATTTATTTACCATGTAAAAGACAATATAGAAGCCAGCATTCAAATTCTTGAAAACAGTGGCCAGATATGCATTGAAGCTGATCAAGTAAAGTCTCCAAGAATGAACACTTTTTCATCTCCCATGATTATATCAAACGAGGAACAACCATGTACTGTCAAAAGGTATTTTCTGAAAAGTCTGGTGTGTCTGGTGTGTTTGTTCCTATTTACACCTGTTCTAGCATTCAATACATCTCTACTCAGTTGCACGGAGGATCTGAGTTTCTGCATTTTGACCTGGTTTCACTCATCCAGAAAAAGCACAATGTTGAAAACTATCTTTTAG